The following are from one region of the Oscillospiraceae bacterium genome:
- the aepX gene encoding phosphoenolpyruvate mutase has product MMSGKLAYVAMATDLYHSGHVNIINHAAEYGKVIVGVLTDEAIATYKRPPILDTQERMKIAASFKHVDRVVVQEQLDYTATLRELKPDFVLHGDDWRTGHMQIIRDKVLTVLKEWGGQLVEIPYTEHLSSDKLSRQLATMHSTSDQRRAQLRKLLNLKPYVRAIDTSNGLTGIIAENARVMDEATMTLKEFDAMWISSLCDSAFKGKPDIELVDLTSRINTINEIMEVTTKPIILDGDTGGKVEHFTFHVKTLERIGVSAIIIEDKTGLKQNSLFGTDVEQVLDDPEEFAAKITAGKHAQATRDFMIIARLESLIAGKGVDDAFMRAKIYIDAGADAVMIHSKEKDGRDIFQFMEKFRAYSSNIPIVVVPTTYNQFTEEELHAKGANIIIHANHLLRSAYPAMMKTAQSILTNGNSKQASADYCMSIKEVLTFIG; this is encoded by the coding sequence GATGGCTACGGATTTATATCACTCAGGCCACGTCAACATTATCAACCACGCGGCGGAATACGGCAAGGTGATTGTCGGGGTATTGACTGACGAGGCCATTGCGACATACAAGCGACCGCCGATTTTGGATACGCAAGAGCGGATGAAGATTGCTGCCAGTTTTAAGCACGTTGACCGCGTAGTTGTGCAAGAGCAATTGGATTATACAGCGACGTTGCGGGAATTAAAGCCGGATTTTGTGCTGCACGGCGATGACTGGCGCACGGGACATATGCAAATCATTCGTGATAAGGTGCTAACTGTGCTTAAGGAATGGGGCGGCCAATTGGTTGAAATCCCTTACACTGAGCATTTGTCAAGCGATAAGTTATCGCGACAACTTGCCACTATGCATTCTACTTCTGACCAACGGCGGGCGCAATTGCGCAAATTGCTGAATCTTAAACCCTATGTTCGCGCTATTGATACGTCCAACGGCTTGACCGGCATTATTGCCGAAAACGCCCGTGTGATGGACGAGGCGACTATGACGCTCAAAGAATTCGATGCCATGTGGATTTCCAGCCTTTGTGACTCTGCTTTTAAGGGAAAGCCGGATATTGAATTGGTCGATTTGACCAGCCGCATCAACACCATCAACGAGATTATGGAGGTGACCACCAAACCTATCATTCTCGACGGCGACACCGGCGGTAAGGTTGAGCATTTTACATTCCATGTCAAGACGTTAGAGCGCATCGGCGTGTCGGCCATCATTATTGAAGACAAAACGGGTTTGAAGCAGAACTCTCTCTTTGGCACCGACGTTGAGCAAGTGTTGGATGACCCCGAGGAGTTTGCCGCCAAGATTACAGCGGGCAAGCACGCACAGGCCACCCGTGACTTTATGATCATTGCCCGATTGGAGAGCCTTATCGCCGGTAAAGGTGTGGACGACGCGTTTATGCGAGCGAAAATCTATATAGATGCCGGGGCTGATGCTGTAATGATTCACAGCAAAGAAAAGGACGGACGCGATATTTTTCAATTCATGGAAAAATTCCGTGCCTATTCATCCAATATTCCCATTGTGGTGGTGCCCACGACATATAATCAATTTACCGAAGAAGAATTGCACGCCAAAGGCGCGAATATCATCATCCATGCCAACCACTTATTGCGTAGTGCCTACCCTGCCATGATGAAAACGGCGCAGAGTATATTAACAAATGGTAACAGCAAGCAAGCCTCGGCGGATTACTGCATGAGCATCAAAGAAGTGCTGACTTTTATCGGTTAA